Proteins from a genomic interval of Peromyscus leucopus breed LL Stock chromosome 12, UCI_PerLeu_2.1, whole genome shotgun sequence:
- the LOC114698411 gene encoding keratin-associated protein 13-1-like has translation MTCKCCSGSVSTSSRPCLHSSGSSCGSSYPSNLIYSTTNCSPSTCQLESSLNTGCQETCIEPISCQSSCVVSSPCQKACYYPRSFIPCTPCQEAYAGSLGFEPSSFYSLDCGSSRYYIVGCTPSGFEYLYYVVSGFPSQSYGSRFCYSTHLPASTYQPCYKPTVDNILHGFYC, from the coding sequence ATGACCTGTAAATGCTGCTCTGGAAGCGTTTCTACCTCCTCTAGGCCCTGCCTGCACTCTTCAGGTTCCTCCTGTGGCTCTTCCTACCCCAGCAACCTGATCTACAGCACTACCAACTGCTCTCCCAGCACCTGCCAGCTGGAATCCTCTCTGAACACTGGCTGTCAGGAGACCTGCATTGagcccatcagctgccagagTTCCTGCGTGGTGTCCAGCCCTTGCCAGAAAGCCTGCTACTACCCCAGGAGCTTCATACCTTGCACTCCCTGCCAGGAGGCATATGCTGGGTCTCTGGGCTTTGAGCCAAGCAGCTTCTATTCCCTAGATTGTGGATCTAGCAGGTACTACATAGTGGGTTGTACACCCAGTGGCTTCGAATATCTGTATTATGTAGTCTCTGGCTTCCCTTCCCAGAGCTATGGGTCCAGATTCTGCTATTCAACCCACCTGCCTGCTAGTACCTACCAACCTTGTTATAAACCAACCGTTGATAACATCCTCCACGGATTTTACTGTTGA